A genomic segment from Solenopsis invicta isolate M01_SB chromosome 5, UNIL_Sinv_3.0, whole genome shotgun sequence encodes:
- the LOC105200043 gene encoding uncharacterized protein LOC105200043: MSDCSRGSALLCDVKPRHVRSLNFGQSILELDAVEQCRVPNRVLVFDEKVAHIPYTEKEDYVRKWLEAHENDKRDSSPVLGPSATTASQESPILGSGRKRSRRKVCINRNATAKRLNNVANQGSAGHSASCTTRSKSQRKCKKRIQHTPSSTEKVAVNEVSPILGTRIFKRKRRKLQYKSEASVSPEHLKLYDHKITKTDVQSIRQPAGNLNNLRKTPVDQDKLERNLDKGFVSLAETRASPEKYQRCIETSSTLSEKLSFADSSSNKTDKNDSQIEAGTSNDSTDEECNKLTNISGSSDNLSYFIEDDDTQETAKRSKFSAVDRHSIPSGQPFTPLQFSNETYCSEAELMQDQSTRLSERISEMPSLNKTTQKTCKSTQTAIISTITTPSKKSPDKNTYARLLDSGKKRHKPKKGSMAARLQSLVNAQVSGIRIWRHQMSKEHDATSVRYISVLVCDSIKQFGNQFLEGVLIEDRYNLLQNDIEIEQAESHNAEAQPKTVLYKNITIMLVCDIVGTLKMISKVVINVYPPWNILDKDDLILEATYISISDREVPDISNVRKSCERKKRILKEFNCPCIEEQRELLFCSRKPSSDKPDVMQQIFNFCLSRTMSITQDRPELYEEVKLYKNAREREKHDNQADLYAVVNTLQHLEKAYIRDCVTPKEYTAACSKLLVQYRAAFKQVQSDQFPTIDSFTRAFRLDCPAALERIKEDRPITIKDDKGNTSKCIADIVSLFITLMDKLRLEIKAMDQLHPDLRDLMDTMNRLSILPSDFDGKEKVSEWLQTLDNMSASDELSDTQVRQLIFDLETSYNAFNKILHNS; encoded by the exons ATGTCGGACTGCTCTCGCGGGAGTGCATTGCTGTGTGACGTTAAACCGAGGCACGTGAGGTCCTTGAATTTCGGGCAATCGATCCTCGAGCTCGATGCCGTCGAGCAGTGCCGCGTGCCAAATCGCGTCCTCGTGTTCGACGAGAAAGTCGCTCACATACCGTACACCGAGAAGGAGGATTACGTACGTAAATGGCTCGAGGCTCACGAAAACGACAAACGTGATTCGTCCCCGGTTCTAGGGCCATCGGCGACTACGGCTTCCCAGGAATCGCCAATACTCGGTAGCGGTAGGAAACGATCTAGACGGAAGGTCTGTATAAATAGAAACGCCACAGCGAAGAGGCTAAACAATGTAGCTAACCAGGGAAGTGCAGGACACTCTGCAAGCTGTACGACGCGATCTAAGTCGCAGCGTAAATGTAAAAAGAGGATACAGCACACACCATCTAGTACAGAAAAGGTGGCGGTCAACGAGGTGTCTCCTATCCTTGGTACTCGTATTtttaagagaaagagaagaaaactgCAGTACAAATCAGAAGCTAGTGTTTCTCCAGAACATTTAAAGTTATACGATCATAAAATCACAAAGACAGATGTACAGTCGATAAGGCAACCCGCTGGTAATCTCAATAATCTGAGAAAGACACCTGTGGATCAAGATAAGTTGGAGAGAAATTTGGATAAAGGGTTTGTCTCCTTGGCTGAAACAAGAGCAAGTCCAGAGAAATACCAGAGATGTATAGAGACATCTTCGACGCTGTCAGAGAAATTGAGCTTTGCTGACAGCTCAAGtaataaaactgataaaaatgATTCGCAGATAGAAGCTGGCACCAGCAATGATAGCACAGATGAAGAATGCAATAAACTTACAAATATATCTGGCAGTAGCGACAATCTAAGTTATTTCATAGAGGATGATGACACACAGGAAACTGCAAAAAGATCCAAGTTTTCAGCAGTGGATAGACATTCAATTCCTTCGGGACAACCATTTACACCTTTGCAATTTAGTAATGAAACTTATTGCTCAGAAGCAGAATTGATGCAAGATCAAAGTACACGTCTGTCCGAAAGAATCTCCGAGATGCCATCTTTAAATAAAACCACCCAGAAGACGTGTAAGTCGACCCAAACTGCCATTATTAGCACAATAACGACTCCGTCGAAGAAATCTCCGGACAAGAATACGTATGCACGTCTCTTGGACTCTGGAAAGAAACGCCACAAACCCAAAAA AGGCAGCATGGCTGCGAGACTGCAGTCCTTGGTCAACGCGCAAGTGTCCGGCATTCGTATATGGCGTCATCAAATGAGTAAGGAACATGACGCTACGTCAGTGCGATACATCAGTGTACTTGTATGCGATTCTATCAAGCAATTCGGCAATCAATTTCTGGAAGGCGTCCTAATCGAAGATCGCTACAATCTCCTGCAAAACGACATAGAGATCGAACAGGCGGAGTCGCATAATGCTGAAGCTCAACCAAAGACAgtcttgtacaaaaatataacaattatgcTAGTCTGTGATATAGTCGGAACATTGaaaatgatatcaaaagttGTGATAAATGTTTATCCACCCTGGAATATCTTGGATAAGGATGATTTGATCCTGGAAGCGACGTATATAAGTATAAGTGATCGCGAAGTACCTGATATTAGCAATGTGAGGAAGTCATGTGAGCGCAAGAAACGAATTCTCAAAGAGTTTAATTGCCCTTGTATAGAAGAACAGAGGGAATTGCTGTTTTGTTCGAGAAAGCCTAGCAGTGATAAACCTGACGTGATGCAACAGATATttaatttctg TCTTTCTAGAACGATGTCGATTACTCAGGATCGTCCCGAGTTATACGAGGAAGTTAAGCTTTATAAAAATGCCCGGGAGAGAGAGAAGCACGACAACCAGGCTGATCTGTATGCCGTGGTAAATACGTTGCAGCATTTGGAGAAGGCTTACATCAGAGATTGTGTTACGCCAAAGGAATACACGGCAGCGTGCAGCAAACTTTTAGTACAATATAGAGCAGCGTTTAAACAA GTACAGAGTGATCAATTTCCAACAATCGACTCCTTTACCAGAGCATTCCGCCTAGATTGTCCAGCTGCCCTTGAGAGAATCAAGGAGGACAGAccaattacaataaaagatgACAAGGGCAACACATCTAAATGCATCGCCGACATTGTTTCGCTGTTTATCACACTTATGGATAAATTACGATTGGAAATCAAAGCCATGGATCAACTGCACCCAGATCTGAGAGATCTCATGGATACTATGAATCGCCTCAGCATCCTACCTAGTGACTTTGATGGTAAAGAGAAGGTTTCAGAGTGGTTACAGACCCTTGATAATATGTCCGCCTCGGACGAACTCTCGGACACTCAAGTCAGACAGTTGATATTTGATTTAGAGACATCCTATAacgcttttaataaaatacttcatAATTCGTAA